Proteins from a single region of Primulina tabacum isolate GXHZ01 chromosome 5, ASM2559414v2, whole genome shotgun sequence:
- the LOC142547540 gene encoding LOW QUALITY PROTEIN: UDP-glycosyltransferase 92A1-like (The sequence of the model RefSeq protein was modified relative to this genomic sequence to represent the inferred CDS: inserted 2 bases in 1 codon), with amino-acid sequence MKINGEQQQHIVMLPFMAQGHLIPFLALSNRIQQRFGFEITIATTQLNVQYLKSAIAKNSEVPQTRQSNIHLFELPFDGSQHGLPPNIENTESLPLNQIIDLCHASISLETPFRSLISDMSIKYGGPPLCIISDVFMGWATEVASSCGTVNVTFTTGGAYGTAAYVSLWENLPHRLTQSDEFNLPGFPDSCLFHLSQLHPFSRAADGTDSWSRFFQPQIRLSLNSFGWLCNSAEEIEQLGVDLFRRYSKLPVWCIGPLLPPAMLTRKPTRVIGXNKPGRKPGLSPEKCMEWLDSKPESSVLYISFGSQNTISTTQMMALATGLEESRTQFIWVIRPPIGFSLESEFDSKWLPNGFEERIKNSNQGLMVDGWAPQLEILCHRSTAAFLSHCGWNSTMESLSQGVPIIGWPLAAEQAYNVKMLVEEMEVCVELTRGTKSSLSKEDVIKAIDTVMGEGIKAVDMNKKAAEMGELIRSAVREDGIHEGSSVKAMDAFVSALISKNPRALNSKIDQIS; translated from the exons ATGAAAATCAATGGAGAGCAGCAGCAGCACATTGTTATGCTGCCTTTCATGGCGCAAGGCCATTTGATCCCTTTCTTAGCTCTTTCTAACAGAATCCAGCAAAGATTTGGCTTCGAAATCACCATTGCCACTACTCAACTCAATGTTCAGTACCTCAAATCCGCCATAGCCAAAAACTCGGAAGTCCCACAAACGAGACAGTCCAATATCCATCTCTTTGAACTCCCTTTCGATGGCAGCCAACATGGTCTCCCACCGAACATCGAGAACACAGAATCCTTGCCCCTTAACCAAATCATCGACCTCTGTCATGCCTCGATCTCCCTCGAAACCCCCTTTCGCAGCTTGATTTCCGATATGTCGATCAAATATGGCGGCCCTCCGCTTTGCATAATCTCCGATGTTTTCATGGGCTGGGCTACTGAAGTTGCTAGCTCTTGCGGCACGGTGAATGTAACTTTCACCACTGGTGGCGCTTATGGGACCGCCGCTTATGTGTCGTTGTGGGAAAATCTTCCCCACAGATTAACCCAAAGCGATGAGTTTAATCTTCCGGGTTTTCCAGATTCTTGCCTTTTTCATCTCAGCCAGTTGCATCCCTTCTCAAGAGCTGCAGATGGAACAGATTCCTGGTCAAGATTCTTCCAACCTCAGATTAGGCTCTCTCTAAATTCTTTCGGATGGCTGTGCAACTCCGCCGAAGAAATCGAACAGCTCGGAGTAGATCTCTTCAGGAGGTACTCAAAACTCCCGGTCTGGTGTATCGGGCCACTCCTCCCGCCAGCAATGCTGACTCGAAAACCAACGCGTGTGATTGG CAACAAACCTGGAAGAAAACCGGGACTTTCCCCGGAGAAATGCATGGAATGGCTGGACTCAAAGCCCGAAAGCTCTGTTCTGTACATATCTTTCGGCTCTCAAAACACCATCAGCACCACACAAATGATGGCATTAGCCACTGGTTTAGAGGAAAGTAGAACACAATTCATTTGGGTCATCAGGCCACCTATTGGATTCAGCTTAGAAAGCGAGTTCGACTCGAAATGGCTGCCCAACGGGTTCGAGGAACGAATAAAGAACAGCAACCAAGGACTAATGGTAGATGGATGGGCACCCCAGTTGGAAATTCTTTGCCACCGATCAACGGCGGCTTTTTTAAGCCATTGTGGATGGAATTCAACCATGGAGAGCTTAAGCCAAGGAGTACCGATCATCGGGTGGCCACTGGCGGCGGAACAGGCCTACAACGTGAAGATGTTGGTGGAGGAAATGGAAGTCTGTGTGGAGTTAACTAGAGGAACCAAGAGCAGTTTGAGCAAGGAGGATGTAATAAAAGCTATAGATACTGTAATGGGAGAAGGTATTAAAGCGGTGGATATGAATAAAAAGGCGGCGGAAATGGGAGAGTTGATTAGATCCGCCGTTAGGGAAGACGGAATCCACGAAGGCTCCTCTGTTAAAGCAATGGATGCTTTTGTTTCTGCTCTTATCTCCAAGAACCCAAGGGCTTTGAACTCCAAGATTGATCAGATtagttaa